Proteins encoded by one window of Candidatus Methylomirabilota bacterium:
- a CDS encoding acetoin utilization protein AcuC codes for MKTALVHSDAWVRFDYGPHHPLRMERLGLTWRLMEAYGLTKLPDAAVHAGAPADESALARWHTREYLEVLKTANTGAPPAHAARYGLGPGDNPVFPGLWDAARLCAGGSLFAAELVASGAATRAFHFAGGLHHALPARASGFCYVNDAVLAILHLKARGLRVAYVDIDAHHGDGVQYAFYGDPRVLTISTHESGDYLFPGTGFVEEAGEGPGLGYSVNLPLEPYTDSSVYLPAFEQVVPPLLGAFRPDVVVAQLGIDSHRTDPLTHLALDVQGFARAVARIAELAPRLLCLGGGGYDLPNVARAWTAAWAVLNGVELPAELPASFGPDLERYAFAAPTLWDPPDPLPEPKRRRAEEVAARQVEAIRRIIFPVHRL; via the coding sequence GTGAAGACGGCGCTCGTCCACTCCGACGCGTGGGTCCGCTTCGACTACGGACCGCATCACCCGCTCCGGATGGAGCGTCTCGGGCTCACCTGGCGCCTCATGGAGGCGTACGGCCTCACGAAGCTCCCGGACGCCGCGGTCCACGCGGGCGCGCCCGCGGACGAGAGCGCGCTCGCGCGCTGGCACACGCGCGAGTACCTGGAGGTGCTGAAGACCGCCAACACCGGCGCGCCGCCCGCGCACGCCGCGCGCTACGGCCTCGGCCCCGGCGACAACCCGGTCTTCCCCGGCCTCTGGGACGCGGCGCGCCTCTGCGCGGGCGGCTCGCTCTTCGCGGCCGAGCTGGTCGCGAGCGGCGCGGCGACGCGGGCCTTTCACTTCGCCGGCGGCCTCCACCATGCGCTGCCGGCGCGCGCCTCCGGGTTCTGCTACGTCAACGACGCCGTCCTCGCCATCCTCCACCTGAAAGCGCGCGGGCTCCGCGTCGCCTACGTGGACATCGACGCCCACCACGGCGACGGCGTCCAGTACGCGTTCTACGGCGACCCGCGCGTGCTCACGATCTCGACCCACGAGTCCGGCGACTACCTCTTCCCGGGGACGGGCTTCGTCGAGGAGGCGGGCGAAGGCCCGGGGCTCGGCTACTCGGTGAACCTCCCGCTCGAGCCCTATACCGACTCGTCCGTCTACCTGCCGGCCTTCGAGCAGGTCGTCCCGCCGCTCCTCGGCGCGTTCCGCCCCGACGTCGTCGTCGCCCAGCTCGGGATCGACTCGCACCGCACCGACCCGCTGACCCACTTAGCACTCGACGTGCAGGGCTTCGCGCGCGCCGTGGCGCGCATCGCCGAGCTGGCGCCCCGGCTCCTCTGCCTGGGCGGCGGCGGCTACGACCTGCCGAACGTCGCGCGCGCCTGGACCGCGGCGTGGGCGGTCCTGAACGGCGTCGAGCTGCCGGCCGAGCTGCCGGCGTCGTTCGGCCCGGACCTCGAGCGCTACGCGTTCGCGGCGCCGACGCTGTGGGACCCGCCCGATCCGCTCCCCGAGCCTAAGCGCCGGCGCGCGGAGGAGGTCGCGGCGCGGCAGGTCGAGGCGATCCGCCGCATCATCTTCCCGGTCCACCGCCTGTAG
- a CDS encoding cupin domain-containing protein, which yields MSAPGPVPPTAANAAWPNVLHTRIADVVGRMGPPPWSKRLIADERQLVTLIASPPGGGNRPHWHRDFDEWWVVLAGRLEWELTGGIVVKAAKDDIVWVPRGTVHHIRNVGQELSLRLAVAMPPATHYFSPCEQCGYTDDGPREWCA from the coding sequence ATGTCGGCGCCCGGACCCGTGCCGCCGACGGCGGCGAACGCCGCGTGGCCCAACGTCCTCCACACGCGCATCGCCGACGTCGTGGGGCGGATGGGCCCGCCGCCCTGGTCCAAGCGCCTCATCGCCGACGAGCGCCAGCTGGTGACGCTGATCGCCAGCCCGCCGGGCGGCGGCAATCGCCCCCACTGGCACCGGGACTTCGACGAGTGGTGGGTCGTCCTCGCCGGGCGCCTCGAGTGGGAGCTGACCGGCGGGATCGTCGTGAAGGCGGCGAAGGACGACATCGTGTGGGTGCCCCGGGGAACGGTCCATCACATCAGGAACGTGGGCCAGGAGCTCTCGCTGCGCCTCGCGGTGGCCATGCCCCCGGCCACCCACTACTTCAGTCCCTGCGAGCAGTGCGGTTACACGGACGACGGTCCGCGCGAGTGGTGCGCGTGA
- a CDS encoding ATP-binding cassette domain-containing protein gives MVTVEIVKRYPGFTLDVGWRAEKSVVGLFGPSGAGKTLTLQCLAGLVRPDAGRIVVDDRVFFDGASGVDLPPQRRRIGYVFQGYALFPHLTVAANVAFGLRGRPHGERRRRSAEVIERLGLGGLEARYPSELSGGQRQRVALGRALAIDPALLLLDEPLSALDAPLRRALRDELREVLAAWGTAAVVVTHDFTEAYRLADRIVVYEGGRVIQSAPRAELLWQPASAAVAGIMGLRNVLHGTVVKATPERIQLRWRGQTLEAVNSPTRSYLPPPDSPIAFFIRPEYVRLIRKDRGAPDPQHHMNLMAGRIVGEADFGTVWSLRLRLEAPGAPAQGDFDLEVEVPHLVYEILEIERDRRWQFSIHRGSIHVLPA, from the coding sequence GTGGTCACAGTCGAGATCGTCAAGCGGTATCCCGGATTCACGCTCGACGTGGGCTGGCGCGCGGAGAAATCCGTCGTGGGGCTCTTCGGTCCGTCGGGCGCCGGCAAGACGCTGACGCTCCAATGCCTCGCGGGGCTCGTCCGGCCCGACGCCGGCCGCATCGTCGTGGACGACCGCGTCTTCTTCGACGGGGCGTCGGGCGTGGACCTGCCGCCGCAGCGGCGGCGGATCGGCTACGTCTTCCAGGGCTACGCCCTCTTCCCGCACCTCACCGTCGCCGCGAACGTCGCCTTCGGCCTGCGCGGCCGGCCGCACGGCGAGCGACGGCGCCGGAGCGCCGAGGTGATCGAGCGCCTCGGCCTCGGCGGGCTCGAGGCGCGCTACCCGTCGGAGCTCTCCGGCGGCCAGCGTCAGCGCGTCGCGCTCGGGCGGGCGCTCGCGATCGATCCCGCGCTCCTCCTGCTCGACGAGCCGCTCTCCGCGCTCGACGCCCCGCTCCGGCGCGCGCTGCGCGACGAGCTGCGCGAGGTCCTCGCCGCCTGGGGCACGGCCGCGGTCGTCGTGACGCACGACTTCACCGAGGCGTACCGGCTCGCCGACCGCATCGTCGTCTACGAGGGCGGACGCGTGATCCAGTCGGCGCCGCGCGCGGAGCTCCTCTGGCAGCCCGCGTCGGCGGCGGTCGCGGGGATCATGGGCCTCCGGAACGTGCTCCACGGCACCGTCGTGAAGGCGACGCCCGAGCGCATCCAGCTCCGCTGGCGCGGCCAGACGCTCGAGGCCGTGAACTCGCCGACGCGCTCCTACCTGCCGCCCCCCGACAGCCCCATCGCGTTCTTCATCCGTCCCGAGTACGTGCGGCTCATCCGCAAGGACCGCGGCGCGCCCGACCCCCAGCACCACATGAACCTCATGGCCGGCCGCATCGTGGGCGAGGCCGACTTCGGCACGGTGTGGTCGCTGCGCCTCCGCCTCGAGGCGCCCGGCGCGCCGGCGCAGGGCGACTTCGACCTCGAGGTCGAGGTGCCGCACCTCGTCTACGAGATCCTCGAGATCGAGCGCGACCGCCGGTGGCAGTTCTCGATCCACCGCGGCTCGATCCACGTGCTCCCTGCCTGA
- a CDS encoding ABC transporter substrate-binding protein, translating to MKRPVPVERTRSRAVLVALLACAVLLAPGRSGAAPEGQLTWGVHITLAPTWFDPAESPGMITPYMVFYALHDALVKAMPGNSMAPSLAASWSVSPDGLVYEFVLRKGVRFHNGDPVTAEDVKFSFERYRGAAGKTLHEMVAAVETPDPARVRIRLKRPWPDFMTFYSSATSAGWIVPKKYVEKVGDEGYKKAPIGAGPYKFVSSTPGVELVLEAFEQYWRKPPSVRRLVFKVIPDEATRLAALKRGEVDIVYSIRGELAEEVLRTPGLALKPTVIQAAQWVNMLDQWDPKSPWHDRRVRLAANYAVDRKAINQAITLGHSKLTGSIIPSTFDFYWQPPAYPYDPARARQLLAEAGYPNGFDAGEYFCDISYANVQEAILNHFQAVGIRAKLRPLERAAHFKTWSEKKYKNLAYGASGAFGNAATRIEAFVAAGGTYVYGSYPDIDGLFREQAGELDAKRREAILHRIQQLIHEKAMFVPIWQLAFVNGVGPRVEESGLGLIAGHAYSAPYEDLRLKLR from the coding sequence GTGAAGCGACCGGTGCCGGTCGAACGAACGCGGTCTCGTGCGGTCCTCGTCGCCCTCCTCGCCTGCGCCGTCCTGCTCGCGCCGGGGCGCTCGGGCGCCGCGCCCGAGGGGCAGCTCACGTGGGGCGTCCACATCACGCTCGCGCCCACCTGGTTCGATCCCGCCGAGTCTCCGGGGATGATCACGCCGTACATGGTGTTCTACGCGCTGCACGACGCGCTGGTGAAGGCCATGCCCGGCAACTCGATGGCGCCGAGCCTCGCCGCGTCGTGGAGCGTCTCGCCCGATGGGCTCGTCTACGAGTTCGTGCTCCGCAAGGGCGTCAGGTTCCACAACGGCGACCCCGTCACCGCCGAGGACGTCAAGTTCTCGTTCGAGCGCTACCGGGGCGCCGCCGGCAAGACCCTCCACGAGATGGTCGCGGCGGTCGAGACGCCGGACCCTGCCCGCGTCCGCATCCGCCTGAAGCGCCCGTGGCCCGACTTCATGACCTTCTACTCGAGCGCCACGAGCGCCGGCTGGATCGTGCCCAAGAAATACGTCGAGAAGGTCGGCGACGAGGGCTACAAGAAGGCCCCGATCGGCGCCGGCCCCTACAAGTTCGTCTCGTCCACCCCCGGCGTGGAGCTCGTCCTGGAGGCCTTCGAGCAGTACTGGCGCAAGCCGCCGAGCGTCCGGCGTCTGGTCTTCAAGGTGATCCCGGACGAGGCGACACGGCTCGCGGCGCTCAAGCGTGGCGAGGTGGACATCGTCTACTCGATCCGCGGTGAGCTGGCCGAAGAGGTCCTGCGCACGCCCGGCCTCGCGCTGAAGCCGACGGTCATCCAGGCCGCGCAGTGGGTCAACATGCTCGACCAGTGGGACCCGAAGTCGCCCTGGCACGACCGCCGCGTGCGCCTGGCCGCGAACTACGCCGTCGACCGGAAGGCCATCAACCAGGCCATCACGCTCGGTCACTCGAAGCTCACGGGGAGCATCATCCCGAGCACGTTCGATTTCTATTGGCAGCCGCCCGCGTACCCGTACGATCCCGCCCGGGCCCGCCAGCTCCTGGCCGAGGCCGGCTATCCGAACGGCTTCGACGCCGGCGAGTACTTCTGCGACATCTCGTACGCCAACGTGCAGGAGGCAATCCTGAACCACTTCCAGGCGGTCGGGATCCGCGCGAAGCTGCGGCCGCTCGAGCGCGCGGCCCACTTCAAGACCTGGTCGGAGAAGAAGTACAAGAACCTCGCCTACGGCGCGAGCGGCGCCTTCGGCAACGCCGCGACCCGGATCGAGGCCTTCGTGGCCGCGGGCGGTACCTACGTCTACGGGAGCTATCCCGATATCGACGGGTTGTTCCGCGAGCAGGCGGGCGAGCTCGACGCGAAGAGGCGCGAGGCCATCCTGCACCGGATCCAGCAGCTCATCCACGAGAAGGCGATGTTCGTCCCGATCTGGCAGCTCGCGTTCGTGAACGGCGTGGGCCCGCGCGTCGAGGAGTCGGGGCTCGGGCTCATCGCCGGCCACGCGTACTCGGCGCCGTACGAGGACCTGCGGCTCAAGCTCAGGTAA
- the modB gene encoding molybdate ABC transporter permease subunit: MDLFPVWLSLRVALTATALTLLIGIPVALLLARRRFPGRNVLEAAVVLPLVLPPTVLGYYLLLVIGGRGPVGQALAAIGLELAFTWGAAVLAACVGSIALLIKSAQAGFETVDHQLEQAARTLGRSEWSVFWSVTLPLAWRSVLAGAVLAFCRALGEFGITLMVAGNIPGRTQTLPLAIYDRVQGAQLPEANALALIAVGVVVVLLFGLSRLARLRY; the protein is encoded by the coding sequence ATGGACCTCTTCCCCGTGTGGCTCTCCCTCCGCGTCGCCCTGACCGCGACGGCGCTGACGCTGCTGATCGGCATCCCGGTCGCCCTCCTGCTGGCGCGTCGGCGCTTCCCGGGACGCAACGTCCTCGAGGCGGCCGTCGTCCTGCCGCTGGTGCTGCCGCCGACCGTCCTCGGCTACTACCTGCTCCTCGTCATCGGCGGCCGCGGGCCGGTGGGGCAGGCACTCGCCGCGATCGGGCTCGAGCTGGCGTTCACGTGGGGCGCCGCGGTGCTCGCGGCGTGCGTCGGCTCGATCGCGCTCCTGATCAAGTCGGCCCAGGCGGGGTTCGAGACCGTGGACCACCAGCTCGAGCAGGCCGCGCGGACGCTCGGGCGCTCGGAGTGGTCCGTGTTCTGGAGCGTGACCCTGCCGCTCGCCTGGCGTTCCGTGCTGGCCGGCGCCGTGCTGGCCTTCTGCCGGGCCCTCGGCGAGTTCGGGATCACGCTCATGGTCGCGGGCAACATCCCCGGGCGGACCCAGACGCTGCCGCTCGCGATCTACGACCGCGTGCAGGGCGCGCAGCTCCCCGAGGCGAACGCCCTCGCGCTGATCGCCGTCGGCGTCGTCGTGGTGCTGCTCTTCGGCCTGAGCCGGCTGGCTCGGCTCCGGTATTGA
- the moaC gene encoding cyclic pyranopterin monophosphate synthase MoaC: MKKARAGAFRGLSHLSAEGAARMVDVSGKRETAREAVARAVVRMTPATLRVIRRGNAPKGDVLAVARLAGIMAAKRTPQLIPLCHPLRITGVEVTFEDDLKRGELTVLARVRTVDKTGVEMEALTAAAVAALAVYDMIKAVERGVTIARIQLVEKSGGKSGPWKRT, translated from the coding sequence CTGAAGAAAGCTCGCGCGGGCGCGTTTCGCGGCCTCTCCCACCTCTCGGCGGAGGGCGCCGCCCGGATGGTCGACGTCTCCGGGAAGCGCGAGACCGCCCGCGAAGCTGTCGCCCGGGCGGTGGTGCGGATGACGCCCGCGACCCTCCGGGTGATCCGGCGCGGCAACGCCCCCAAGGGCGACGTCCTCGCCGTCGCGCGCCTCGCCGGGATCATGGCCGCCAAGCGCACCCCGCAGCTCATCCCGCTCTGCCACCCCCTGCGGATCACCGGTGTCGAGGTCACGTTCGAGGACGACCTCAAGCGCGGCGAGCTCACGGTGCTGGCCCGCGTGCGGACGGTGGACAAGACGGGCGTGGAGATGGAAGCGCTCACCGCCGCCGCGGTCGCGGCGCTCGCGGTCTACGACATGATCAAGGCAGTGGAGCGCGGCGTGACGATCGCGAGGATCCAGCTCGTCGAGAAGTCCGGTGGCAAGTCCGGCCCCTGGAAGCGTACGTGA
- a CDS encoding ABC transporter ATP-binding protein, with translation MAPAVLELAGVRVSYAGTDALDVPALEVREGEVLAVIGPNGSGKSTLLRVLGLLERPALGSVSFRGRAVDAGRALAERRRIAMVFQQPLLADMTVGDNVTLGLSFRGVAADECETRVRRWLERLNVAPLRDQRARTLSGGQAQRVALARALVLEPDVLLLDEPFAGLDEPTRAALLPDLAGILRADRVTTVVVSHDRSEALALADRVAVLMGGRILQLDETARVFHAPASEEIARFVGVETIVTGRVLGREGGVTLVDVAGRKLEVAAVGEAGELVRLGIRPEDVTLALATETVPLSSARNRLGGTISRVVPTTPGTRVVVDVGFPLVATVTARSVADLGLAEGVAVTAVFKASAAHLIGSRRKLDTRSLPEL, from the coding sequence ATGGCGCCCGCCGTCCTCGAGCTCGCGGGCGTCCGGGTGAGCTACGCGGGGACGGACGCGCTCGACGTGCCGGCGCTCGAGGTGCGCGAGGGCGAGGTCCTCGCGGTCATCGGCCCGAACGGGAGCGGGAAGTCCACGCTGCTGCGCGTGCTCGGGCTCCTCGAGCGGCCGGCGCTCGGCTCGGTGAGCTTCCGCGGCCGCGCCGTGGACGCCGGGCGGGCGCTCGCCGAGCGCCGGCGGATCGCGATGGTCTTCCAGCAGCCCCTCCTCGCCGACATGACCGTGGGCGACAACGTCACCCTCGGGCTCTCGTTCCGCGGCGTCGCGGCGGACGAGTGCGAGACGCGCGTCCGCCGCTGGCTCGAGCGGCTCAACGTCGCGCCGCTCCGCGACCAGCGCGCCCGCACGCTCTCGGGCGGCCAGGCGCAGCGCGTCGCGCTCGCGCGCGCGCTCGTGCTCGAGCCCGACGTGCTGCTCCTCGACGAGCCGTTCGCCGGGCTCGACGAGCCCACGCGCGCGGCCCTCCTGCCCGACCTCGCCGGGATCCTGCGCGCCGACCGGGTGACGACCGTCGTGGTGTCGCACGACCGGAGCGAGGCGCTCGCGCTCGCCGACCGGGTCGCGGTCCTCATGGGCGGCCGCATCCTGCAGCTCGACGAGACGGCGCGCGTCTTCCACGCGCCCGCGTCCGAGGAGATCGCGCGCTTCGTGGGCGTCGAGACGATCGTGACGGGGCGGGTCCTCGGCCGCGAGGGTGGCGTGACCCTCGTGGACGTGGCGGGCCGGAAGCTCGAGGTCGCGGCCGTGGGGGAGGCCGGAGAGCTGGTGAGGCTCGGGATCCGGCCCGAGGACGTCACGCTGGCGCTCGCGACAGAGACGGTCCCGCTGTCGAGCGCCCGCAACCGGCTCGGCGGCACGATCTCGCGCGTCGTCCCGACGACGCCGGGCACGCGCGTCGTCGTGGACGTCGGCTTCCCCCTCGTCGCGACGGTCACGGCGCGCTCCGTCGCCGACCTCGGCCTGGCCGAGGGCGTCGCGGTCACCGCGGTCTTCAAGGCGAGCGCGGCGCACCTCATCGGCTCGCGCCGCAAGCTTGACACTCGGAGCCTCCCGGAGCTATAA
- a CDS encoding selenium-binding protein SBP56-related protein: protein MDPHRVLRFSVLAVAWVALACGVGAGPARADETCNSPYIAKLIKGQEDYVYVWTLGVEGLGDGSDKLVTVDAHPKSKGYGKVIASVSVGSRGEAHHMGFTDDRRFIWAGGLAEAKIYVFDIATDPAKPKLVRTIADMADKTGYLGPHTYYALPGRMLVQALSNTKDKSGVTGMALYNNRGEFVASYAMPTDGGGDGYGYDLQVNPKKNVMLTSSFTGYTNYMRSLWELVKDPEAMKRFGNTMVVWDLKAMKPRKVLSVPGAPLEIRWSLNPGDDWAVVATALTSKIWLVKQDGKGGWQAKDVATIGDPAKVPLPVDTSITRDGKGLWVNTFMDGTTRYFDLRNPEAPKQTYAKVTGRQVNMISQSWDGRRVYVTSSLLANWDKLGADNEQFLRGFTWNGKELRQVFELDFTKEKLGRAHHMKLGSKALRSAAAGPRRSRA, encoded by the coding sequence ATGGATCCTCATCGCGTGCTGCGCTTCAGCGTTCTGGCGGTCGCGTGGGTCGCCCTCGCCTGCGGGGTCGGCGCCGGCCCGGCGCGCGCCGACGAGACCTGCAACTCGCCGTACATCGCCAAGCTCATCAAGGGTCAGGAGGACTACGTCTACGTCTGGACCCTGGGCGTCGAGGGGCTCGGGGACGGCTCGGACAAGCTCGTGACCGTGGACGCGCACCCGAAGTCGAAGGGCTACGGGAAGGTGATCGCCTCGGTCTCGGTCGGCTCCCGCGGCGAGGCGCACCACATGGGCTTCACCGACGACCGGCGCTTCATCTGGGCCGGGGGGCTCGCGGAGGCCAAGATCTACGTGTTCGACATCGCCACCGATCCGGCGAAGCCGAAGCTCGTGCGGACCATCGCCGACATGGCCGACAAGACCGGTTACCTTGGCCCGCACACCTACTATGCACTCCCCGGCCGGATGCTGGTGCAGGCGCTCTCGAACACCAAGGACAAGAGCGGCGTCACCGGCATGGCGCTCTACAACAACCGGGGCGAGTTCGTCGCTTCCTACGCGATGCCGACCGACGGCGGCGGCGACGGGTACGGCTACGACCTCCAGGTCAACCCGAAGAAGAACGTCATGCTCACCTCGAGCTTCACCGGTTACACGAACTACATGCGCTCGCTCTGGGAGCTCGTGAAGGATCCGGAGGCGATGAAGCGCTTCGGCAACACCATGGTGGTCTGGGACCTCAAGGCCATGAAGCCGCGCAAGGTGCTGAGCGTGCCCGGCGCGCCGCTGGAGATCCGCTGGTCGCTCAACCCCGGGGACGACTGGGCCGTGGTCGCGACAGCGCTCACGTCCAAGATCTGGCTCGTGAAGCAGGACGGCAAGGGCGGGTGGCAGGCGAAGGACGTGGCGACCATCGGCGACCCCGCCAAGGTCCCGCTGCCGGTCGACACCAGCATCACGCGCGACGGCAAGGGGCTCTGGGTCAACACGTTCATGGACGGCACGACGCGCTATTTCGATCTGCGCAATCCGGAGGCGCCGAAGCAGACCTACGCGAAGGTCACCGGCAGGCAGGTCAACATGATCTCGCAGAGCTGGGACGGCAGGCGCGTCTACGTCACCTCGTCGCTGCTCGCCAACTGGGACAAGCTCGGCGCCGACAACGAGCAATTCCTGCGCGGCTTCACCTGGAACGGCAAGGAGCTCAGGCAGGTTTTCGAGCTCGACTTCACGAAGGAGAAGCTCGGCCGCGCCCACCACATGAAGCTCGGGTCGAAGGCGCTGCGCAGCGCCGCGGCCGGCCCGCGGCGCTCGCGCGCGTGA
- a CDS encoding YdcH family protein, which produces MDQETLIERLMAENEEFRRLRTEHGAHDQELEALKRSSPLSADQQWRMSELKKLKLIAKDRMEAILKHARSGVTA; this is translated from the coding sequence ATGGACCAGGAGACCCTCATCGAGCGACTGATGGCCGAGAACGAGGAGTTCCGGCGCCTCCGCACCGAACACGGGGCCCACGACCAGGAACTCGAGGCGCTCAAGCGAAGCTCCCCGCTCTCGGCGGACCAGCAGTGGCGGATGAGCGAGCTGAAGAAGTTGAAGCTGATCGCCAAGGACCGCATGGAGGCCATCCTCAAGCACGCCCGCTCCGGCGTCACGGCCTGA
- a CDS encoding SCO family protein — MRVGGARATRPVAAGLALLGWLACAPAAGAHEAEPLPALDFEPPPPGSYTLHRIMAAPDGAVLGIDGRAQRLSRFTRDRITLLGFIYSTCVDPGGCPLAYRVFDALKQAIVATPALRDRVRFVTLSFDPARDTPEVMRRYGGSRVSDEGDGVRWYFLTTRSAQELMPLVEGFGQDVHVTLDRSNGTPRRELSHVLKVFLIDGAGFVREIYTSTFLHPRTVLNDIETLLLEEGVRP, encoded by the coding sequence GTGAGGGTCGGCGGCGCGCGCGCCACGCGGCCCGTGGCGGCCGGGCTCGCGCTGCTCGGCTGGCTCGCCTGCGCCCCCGCGGCGGGCGCGCACGAGGCCGAGCCCCTGCCCGCCCTCGACTTCGAGCCGCCGCCTCCGGGCAGCTACACGTTGCACCGCATCATGGCGGCGCCCGACGGCGCGGTCCTGGGCATCGACGGCCGTGCGCAGCGGCTCTCCCGGTTCACGCGCGACCGCATCACGCTGCTCGGATTCATCTACAGCACGTGCGTCGATCCGGGCGGCTGTCCCCTGGCGTACCGCGTGTTCGACGCGCTCAAGCAGGCGATCGTGGCGACGCCCGCCCTGCGCGACCGGGTGCGGTTCGTGACGCTGTCGTTCGATCCGGCGCGCGACACGCCGGAGGTGATGCGGCGGTACGGCGGGAGCCGCGTGAGCGACGAGGGCGACGGAGTGCGCTGGTACTTTCTCACGACCCGCTCGGCACAGGAGCTGATGCCGCTGGTCGAAGGCTTCGGCCAGGACGTCCACGTGACGCTCGACCGGTCGAACGGGACACCGCGGCGGGAGCTCTCGCACGTGCTGAAGGTGTTCCTGATCGACGGCGCGGGCTTCGTCCGCGAGATCTACACGTCCACCTTCCTCCACCCGCGGACCGTGCTGAACGACATCGAGACGCTCCTCCTGGAGGAGGGCGTCAGACCCTGA
- a CDS encoding ABC transporter substrate-binding protein — MKARSSDRGAPRLRAVALLATLLTLAGCAERPAGGASVTLVLKYARILGPADPFPRLLREFEAAHPGVRVRGEALPWTSDEQHQFYVINLEGRSPGFDVMMLDVIWVPEFARAGWLLDLTPRLPPDELAPYFPSTVEAATYGGRVWAIPWNMNVGLLYYRADLLAKYGLRPPQTWDELVAQTRTVRAGERDPRLDGYLFQGKQYEGMVVNVLEAFWASGTRLVAADGTVFPEPARAAEALAFLRGLIETGVSPAWTTAADEELSRRAFGDGHAVFLRNWPYAMDLFQAPGSPVRGRVGVAPLPGRAGGPRGAGSTGGAHLGVSRRSRHPELAVALARFLSSARAQKAMALGAALSPTRTALYDDPDLVRQRPGLPRLRALMLDGRPRPVTPYYLLLSATLQPEFSAALAGVKPAPRAIADGHARLEHFLEALR; from the coding sequence CTGAAGGCGCGGTCGAGCGATCGGGGCGCGCCGCGCCTGCGCGCCGTCGCGCTCCTGGCGACGCTCCTGACCCTCGCGGGCTGCGCCGAGCGTCCGGCGGGCGGCGCGTCCGTCACGCTGGTCCTCAAGTACGCGCGCATCCTCGGGCCCGCCGACCCCTTCCCCCGGCTCCTGCGAGAGTTCGAGGCGGCCCATCCGGGCGTGCGCGTCCGGGGCGAGGCGCTCCCGTGGACCTCCGACGAGCAGCACCAGTTCTACGTCATCAACCTCGAGGGGCGGAGCCCGGGGTTCGACGTCATGATGCTCGACGTCATCTGGGTGCCGGAGTTCGCCCGCGCGGGCTGGCTGCTCGACCTCACGCCGCGGCTCCCGCCGGACGAGCTCGCGCCGTACTTTCCGAGCACGGTCGAGGCCGCGACGTACGGCGGGCGCGTGTGGGCGATCCCCTGGAACATGAACGTCGGCCTCCTCTACTACCGCGCCGACCTCCTGGCGAAGTACGGTCTCCGGCCGCCCCAGACGTGGGACGAGCTGGTGGCGCAGACCCGCACCGTCCGCGCGGGGGAGCGCGACCCGAGGCTCGACGGCTATCTCTTCCAGGGCAAGCAGTACGAGGGCATGGTCGTGAACGTGCTCGAGGCGTTCTGGGCGAGCGGCACGCGCCTCGTCGCGGCGGACGGCACCGTCTTCCCGGAGCCCGCGCGCGCCGCCGAGGCGCTCGCGTTCCTCCGCGGTCTCATCGAGACCGGCGTGAGCCCCGCGTGGACGACGGCGGCCGACGAGGAGCTCTCGCGTCGCGCGTTCGGCGACGGCCACGCCGTCTTTCTCCGGAACTGGCCGTACGCGATGGATCTCTTCCAGGCGCCGGGCTCGCCCGTCCGCGGCCGTGTCGGGGTCGCGCCGCTGCCGGGGCGCGCGGGAGGCCCGCGGGGCGCGGGGTCCACCGGCGGCGCCCATCTCGGCGTGTCGCGCCGGAGCCGCCATCCCGAGCTCGCGGTGGCGCTGGCCCGCTTCCTCTCGAGCGCGCGCGCCCAGAAGGCCATGGCGCTCGGCGCGGCGCTCTCGCCGACGCGCACGGCGCTCTACGACGATCCCGACCTCGTGCGGCAGCGCCCCGGGCTCCCGCGGCTCCGCGCGCTGATGCTCGACGGGCGCCCGCGTCCGGTCACGCCGTACTACCTCCTGCTCTCCGCGACGCTCCAGCCGGAGTTCTCGGCGGCGCTCGCCGGCGTGAAGCCGGCGCCGCGGGCGATCGCCGACGGGCACGCGCGCCTCGAGCACTTCCTCGAGGCGCTCCGTTGA
- a CDS encoding VOC family protein — MPKIKHIALSTQDVDKTARFYIDVFGMKEIGKIDSPSARGYYLSDGDINLAILNFKNDASAGAERGKDWSGIHHIGFQVEGLEAITERLAAAGSKPRDDINQALGVGQGHHRYANVEVKYSGPDGVTVDVSETGWVGTTGSSA; from the coding sequence ATGCCCAAGATCAAGCACATCGCCCTCTCGACCCAGGACGTGGACAAGACCGCCCGGTTCTACATCGACGTGTTCGGCATGAAGGAGATCGGCAAAATCGACAGCCCGAGCGCCAGGGGCTACTACCTGAGCGACGGCGACATCAACCTGGCGATCCTCAACTTCAAGAACGACGCGTCGGCCGGGGCCGAGCGCGGCAAGGACTGGAGCGGCATCCACCACATCGGCTTCCAGGTCGAGGGCCTGGAGGCGATCACCGAGCGGCTGGCCGCCGCGGGCTCGAAGCCCCGCGACGACATCAACCAGGCCCTCGGAGTGGGTCAGGGCCACCACCGCTACGCGAACGTCGAGGTGAAGTACAGCGGCCCCGACGGAGTCACGGTCGATGTCTCGGAGACGGGCTGGGTCGGGACGACCGGGTCCAGCGCCTAG